The Malus domestica chromosome 10, GDT2T_hap1 nucleotide sequence tttttaatacatacatTTATGGTAAAGAGTTGGAGAAATGAATTGGTATCCAGCACATCAATCACAAGATTTTAACTAAAACCTTTAATGCACAAGTTGTTATTGACATTTTGAAAAAATCAGCATGCGTTATTCAATACCATGTCATTTATGTAGTTCATGTCAATATTTCTATTTCAGCAAACATGGTTTGTAATGTTTTtataaggggtgtgctatccacacacccattttttcttctcacacaccccttgttaatttctgtcagttgatattcttcaaatcattcaatccgacggccgaaaacaaaaaaggtgtgagagaagtaaaaaggggtgtgtggatatcacacgcCTTTCTATAATAgctaatttcccaaaaaaaataattatataaaaagatatttgacaaaaaaatttgtacaaaaatataaaaactctattttcttcttcttccaaaaaaaaaaaaaactaatgaaaagggcttgaaaactttgagttttaatgataaggacaaaataaagggtaaagtgaatagtaccatgattgactttttagtgtaaaaatataatttttcgttaaaatgaacagttcaggtgcttttcgttaaaattcctaaaaaaaaaaaagggataaaaCCCCAACAGGCTTTTTGGAGGGTAATTTGAGACTTGAGGGAGACATGAACAAACGATGAAGCTAAGCTTCGGTCCAACACTCTCACCGTTTCTTAAACCCTCTCTTTTCACAAACCTCCACCGCTCCGTTTGCTCTGCTTCTTCAATACCACCACCACCCACGACCCCAAAACCCCAAACCCCTCTGTTTCTGCGACCGCCCGCCCACTCCGCCACCACCTCCGACCTCCAAAAATGGCACGACTGGGCCAACACCCTCGTTTCCTCAGTTGGGTCAACGTTCGTGGACTTGGACAACGGTCCGGACTCGACCCTTTTGCGCAGAGAGCTCAAATGGCTCATGGAGGACGCAATCGAAGAACCCAAAAACATCGATAACAATGACGGAAGCGTTAGGCTAAGGGTGGAAATTGAGGAGCTTTATATGTTGTGGAAGCAGAGGGTTGAGGACAGGAGGCCCTTTCAGTATGTTGTCGGGTGCGAGCATTGGAGGGACTTGGTGTTGTGTGTTGAAGAAGGGGTTTTGATTCCGAGGCCAGAGACTGAGCTCATTGTTGATTTGGTGGGGGATGTGGTTTTGGGGAATGAGGGGTTGAGGGAGGGTTTGTGGGCTGATTTGGGGACGGGGAGTGGTGCGATTGCGATTGGGATTGCAAGGGTTTTGGGGAGTGGTGGGAGAGTCATTGCTACCGATTTGAGTCCCACGGCAAT carries:
- the LOC103445762 gene encoding uncharacterized protein yields the protein MKLSFGPTLSPFLKPSLFTNLHRSVCSASSIPPPPTTPKPQTPLFLRPPAHSATTSDLQKWHDWANTLVSSVGSTFVDLDNGPDSTLLRRELKWLMEDAIEEPKNIDNNDGSVRLRVEIEELYMLWKQRVEDRRPFQYVVGCEHWRDLVLCVEEGVLIPRPETELIVDLVGDVVLGNEGLREGLWADLGTGSGAIAIGIARVLGSGGRVIATDLSPTAIGVAAFNVQRYGLQDVVELRQGSWFEPLKDVEGKLSGFVSNPPYIPSDNIAGLQAEVGRHEPRVALDGGANGMDDLLHLCKGAAVMLKPGGFFAFETNGEEQCKYLVEYMENDAGGSFCNLNMVPDFAGINRFVTGFRR